The segment AAATCTGGCTGCAATCCGCGTTGTCTCAATCGCTGAGCCGTTTTCTCGCCCACAACGGCAATCTTAATGCCCGACAGTCCCCGGACATCCTGAAGTTGAGAACCCAATCGCTCAAAGAAATAATCGACTGCATTCGTCGAAGTCAGAATTAGCCAATCGAATTCGTTTATTTTTGCGATCGCTTGATCTAATCCCGCCCAACTCGACGGAGGCACAATCTCGATCGTCGGCATTTCCAGCACACTTGCGCCATAGTTTTGCAGCGAGTAAGCGAACTGACTCGACTGTCCTGCGGCGCGGGTGACGATGATAGTTTTGTTAAAAAGAGGCAAATTCATAAAAACGATCGCAGTCGAACGACTTCCCCAATCACGATCACACAAGGCGATAATCGCTGGGGTGTCACCTGCGACAGGATTTCATCGAGTGTACTACTCCAGATTTCTTGTTCAGGATGTCCAGCCCACCGAATAATTGCGATCGGGGTCTGTTCTGATTTTCCCTGACGACGTAGCTCTTCGACAATTCGTGGTAAATGTTTACCTCCCATTAAGATCACGAGCGTGTCAATTTGAGCCAAGACTTGCCAGTTTAATCGCTCAGGTTCATGCGCTGTAATCACCGTAAATCCACGGCTTAAGACCGGATCAGTCAAGGGGATATGGGCGAACAGCGGAGCGGCTAAAGCTGAGGAAAGACCGGGAACAACTTCATAGTCACAATTTGCCGCTTTGAGCGTTTGAATTTCCGAAGTGGTTCGTCCAAAGATGAACGGATCGCCACTTTTGAGCCGAACGACTTTTTTGCCCTGTTGACAGTGCTCAACGAGTAAGCGATCGATATCTTCCTGCTTCATGCTAGGTTGTCCCCCTCGCTTCCCAACATTCAGCTTCAAACAGGTGTCCGCCACCA is part of the Leptolyngbya boryana PCC 6306 genome and harbors:
- the cobA gene encoding uroporphyrinogen-III C-methyltransferase, with amino-acid sequence MRAYQLLTQAEVLVYDALVDSQFLELVADTCLKLNVGKRGGQPSMKQEDIDRLLVEHCQQGKKVVRLKSGDPFIFGRTTSEIQTLKAANCDYEVVPGLSSALAAPLFAHIPLTDPVLSRGFTVITAHEPERLNWQVLAQIDTLVILMGGKHLPRIVEELRRQGKSEQTPIAIIRWAGHPEQEIWSSTLDEILSQVTPQRLSPCVIVIGEVVRLRSFL